AGGAGGCAGTGAAGCTCCTGAGGGGGTCGCCCACTCCTGCTTCTTTAGTGACATCCCGGAAGCCTCGGCCTCCTTCGTTACGGAATAAGGTGTTAGCGCCGTACGCGAGGACGTACAGGTCTTTGAAGCCGTCGTTGTTGTAGTCAGCCCAGACGGCCCCACCAGTCCAAACGTCTTTCAGGGAGATATCGTCATTGTGTTCAGATATTGCGAAGGTACCGTCACCATTATTTTGGTACAGGTGGTTTNGTAGTNTGCCGCCGGTGAGGAAGAGGTCGACCCAACCATCGTTGTTGTAGTCTCCCCATGCTTGGCCCATACCAAGGTAACCCCCGGTAGCGAATTCAGGGTTTTCTGCAAAGAGATCCCAATTACTCCGGTGCGGCGTGTTTATTCCCGCGCTCTCCGTGGTATCAACGAAACTCTCAGGAACCAAGACTTCTTGTGCCGCAAGCATCTGCCCCACAAGAAGAAAGAGGCCAACGAAGATCACCTTTTTTAACAAGCAGAACCAACAATCTCGATTAAACAATGGCGGGNTTACCTCCTGAGAAAAAATACTTGAAAGTCATGATACTACGACACCTAAAATATTCGTAAACATTGCAAATTTGGGTCCCCGCATCAAATGTGCATCAGGACCAGGAGCCTTTAATTAAGTCTAGTTAATTTCAAGCACACAAACTATTCACGATTTGTTCGGTAATAGTTAACGCTTCATTCTGATGGCAACCTGTGATACAATTCCTTCACTCGACTTGAAGGTTCAAAATAGGTTCCGCCATAAAGAATGCAGCGTAAAGGTGGATCTATAAAAAATGAACCTGAACGTCGTTGTTTGCTCGTGCGACAGGTAGGTAAATTGCAAGTGAGTTTTTTACAGGAGGTTACATGAAGCGCTTAATGCTAGCAGGACTTTTCCTGGGAGCTTTGGGTTTATTAGTATCCGCCCAAGCTCAGGAGTTTCCCCGTGGGGAGACAATATATATTGAAGATCCGGGTGGGTTACCGACTAACCCAGATTGCTTCAACCTTTGGATTGGTTGTGGTGGTGGTTACTCGAACGGTCTTCAGCAGCTCACCGCTGATACCTTGTGGTACATCGATCCGAACGCCGGAATCAATGGCGAGGTTGTTCACAACGCCCTCGCAGCTGGTCCAGGAGAATGGAATGCCGACTTCACTGAGCTGACTGTTCACCTTACGGAAGGGCTTTACTGGAGTCACGGTCAAAACGGCCCAGTTGAGTTCACTGCGCACGATGTTGTTTACACCGTTGAAGCTCAGATGGAGTGGGGTATGGGCGCAGGTCCAGTCTTTGCCCAGAATGTCGCTTCTGTAGCTGCGATTGGTGATCACACCGTCAAGTTCTGGCTCAAGGCTCCAAACTCGCGATTCGACACGAAGTTCATGGTCCGCTGGAACGCCCCAGGCTACATCATGCCGAAGCACGTGTTCGAAGATCTAGAAGAGCCCTCCACTTGGGATGGCAACCTAGCTTCCCACCCAACTATTGATGGTGAGGGACCAGTCAGCATAGGCCAGTACGTCCTTCATAGTTACGACCCGAACGGAACTTGGTTCGCTTGGGTAAGACGTGACGATTGGGAACGGTCTAGCTGGGGTATGGATTACGGCATGGCCGCACCGAAGTACCAAGTGTACCGACCTGGCGTACCAATCGATAAGCGTGCTATTGGTCTTCTGAACAACGAAGGTAACCAAGGTCTCGATATGGTTCACGATATGACCCCTGAGGCCACTATCGACTTGATGAAGAAAGACCCACTCATCCAGAGTTGGCACCCTGGGTTCCCGTACGCTCACCCAGATCCAACCCTACCGATGTTGCTGTTTAACCACCAGTACGAGGATGTTGATGGTAATGCTAAGTGGATTGATCGTCGTGTCCGCTGGGCCGTAGCGCTTGCGCTTGACGCAGTAGAAATGTCACTAGCGAGCTACCGTGGTGCTGCGACCATGACCCCCATCCACGTTCCGCCCACAGGAATGTACCCGAAGTTCTATCACGATGCAGTTCAAGATTGGCTTACCAACTTCGAGTTGGATTTGGGTGACGGCACAAGCATCAAGCCTTACAATCCTGACCTAACTCTAGAGATTGCCAATCGCGTCCGTGGTCTTTACGACGGTGTTCCTGAGGACGACGAAACCATTCGTTACACCTTCGGGCACGGCTGGTGGGCTCAGAATCATGACGCTGCTGCGACCCTCCTTGAGTCAGCTGGATGGTCGAAGAGTGGTAAGTGGTGGAACACGCCTAACGGCGAGCGTGCCACCCTCGAGATGCAAGGTTCCGACTCGGGTGTCATGGGCCGTTTGGCTAGCAACGTAGCTGAGCAGTTGACTGAGTTCGGTATTGAGACTAATGTTGACACGTCTGACTTGTGGGGCGGCATTGGTGCCGGTAACTACGAGGCTTACATTGGTTGGTCAGTTGAGACCTGGGGAGGTCACCCAGATCTCTCGTTCTTCCTTGATAGCTGGCGTAGCGACAACGTTGCTGAACCAGGAACAGGACAGAGCGCCCGTAACTGGCAGCGTTGGAACGGCGGACCTGAACTCGATGCGATTATCGATAACATTCGTGGCATTTCGTTCAATGATCCCCGTGGTGTTGAGTACGGCATAGATTTCATTAAGCTAGCCGTTCACGAAATGCCAACCATCCCGATCATGTCCTACAACTTGTTCGTTGGTCAGAGCAACCGTTGTTGGACCGG
This genomic interval from Trueperaceae bacterium contains the following:
- a CDS encoding peptide ABC transporter, with translation MLAGLFLGALGLLVSAQAQEFPRGETIYIEDPGGLPTNPDCFNLWIGCGGGYSNGLQQLTADTLWYIDPNAGINGEVVHNALAAGPGEWNADFTELTVHLTEGLYWSHGQNGPVEFTAHDVVYTVEAQMEWGMGAGPVFAQNVASVAAIGDHTVKFWLKAPNSRFDTKFMVRWNAPGYIMPKHVFEDLEEPSTWDGNLASHPTIDGEGPVSIGQYVLHSYDPNGTWFAWVRRDDWERSSWGMDYGMAAPKYQVYRPGVPIDKRAIGLLNNEGNQGLDMVHDMTPEATIDLMKKDPLIQSWHPGFPYAHPDPTLPMLLFNHQYEDVDGNAKWIDRRVRWAVALALDAVEMSLASYRGAATMTPIHVPPTGMYPKFYHDAVQDWLTNFELDLGDGTSIKPYNPDLTLEIANRVRGLYDGVPEDDETIRYTFGHGWWAQNHDAAATLLESAGWSKSGKWWNTPNGERATLEMQGSDSGVMGRLASNVAEQLTEFGIETNVDTSDLWGGIGAGNYEAYIGWSVETWGGHPDLSFFLDSWRSDNVAEPGTGQSARNWQRWNGGPELDAIIDNIRGISFNDPRGVEYGIDFIKLAVHEMPTIPIMSYNLFVGQSNRCWTGYPDATNNYANPVTNWSNARYIYTQITSTGACD